A stretch of the Nitratifractor salsuginis DSM 16511 genome encodes the following:
- a CDS encoding LysR family transcriptional regulator yields the protein MKMTLRQIEIFLNVVELGHLTNVAKQMGLSQSAVSMSIKELENIIGRPLFDRLNKKLILNEVGRNFHQAVEPLYRKMEDIEYEFQNTEDKGTVRVGASTTIVDYLIPPIACRYMGQYPEVRVQLKEGNTQQIAEMVKQGELDMGFVEGEVSDPDLIREVIGEDELIVVTANKEIAGREWFIDELAEERWVLREEGSGTRAVFLDYIKEKVPRLNIFMELGHTESIKSLLQSGKALTCVSALAVSEEIKEGTLYRVPIKNFDCRRHFYAIYHKDKYRSDLFNKFLDFSKEMIGDSMECRSCGE from the coding sequence ATGAAAATGACCCTGAGACAGATCGAAATTTTCCTCAATGTAGTGGAACTGGGCCACTTGACCAATGTGGCCAAACAGATGGGGCTGAGCCAGTCCGCGGTCTCGATGTCCATCAAAGAGTTGGAGAACATCATTGGCCGTCCCCTCTTCGACCGGCTCAACAAAAAGCTGATCCTCAACGAGGTTGGGCGCAATTTCCATCAAGCCGTCGAACCCCTCTATCGGAAGATGGAGGATATCGAGTATGAGTTCCAGAACACCGAGGACAAAGGGACCGTCCGGGTCGGGGCCAGCACGACTATTGTCGATTACCTCATCCCGCCCATCGCCTGCCGCTATATGGGGCAGTATCCCGAAGTGCGGGTCCAGCTCAAGGAGGGAAATACCCAGCAGATCGCCGAAATGGTCAAGCAGGGGGAGTTGGATATGGGCTTCGTGGAGGGGGAAGTGAGCGACCCCGACCTGATCCGGGAAGTGATCGGCGAGGATGAGCTGATCGTCGTCACCGCCAACAAAGAGATCGCCGGCCGGGAGTGGTTCATCGACGAGCTGGCCGAGGAGCGCTGGGTGCTCAGAGAAGAAGGGAGCGGCACCCGGGCGGTCTTCCTCGACTACATCAAAGAGAAGGTGCCGCGGCTCAATATCTTTATGGAGCTGGGCCACACCGAATCGATCAAGAGCCTTTTACAGAGCGGCAAAGCCCTCACCTGCGTTTCGGCCCTGGCGGTGAGCGAAGAGATCAAGGAAGGAACCCTCTATAGGGTTCCCATCAAGAATTTCGACTGCCGCCGCCACTTTTACGCCATTTACCACAAAGACAAATACCGAAGCGATCTTTTCAACAAATTCCTCGATTTCTCCAAGGAGATGATCGGTGATTCTATGGAGTGCCGGAGCTGTGGGGAGTGA
- a CDS encoding RDD family protein produces MAKQRFRDVKQGRIQAPAEKKKRKGTEESAHRPATLRERFKAFITDSFMILMPLMYLVFYLVFGGREGFAQHKLLGWILILVPYIFISALFIARSGRTPGMRAYELRVVLCHSGENPSFAVALLRQLLAVWDFFLFTWILQFFRKDHRTLHEILSGTCLIHDPVPPRSAH; encoded by the coding sequence ATGGCCAAACAGCGATTTCGTGATGTGAAACAGGGACGGATCCAAGCCCCCGCCGAGAAGAAAAAGCGCAAGGGTACGGAAGAATCTGCCCATCGACCGGCAACCCTCCGAGAGCGTTTCAAAGCCTTTATCACCGACAGCTTTATGATCCTGATGCCCCTGATGTATTTGGTTTTCTACCTCGTCTTCGGGGGGCGGGAGGGCTTCGCCCAGCACAAACTCCTGGGCTGGATTCTGATCCTGGTCCCCTATATCTTCATCAGCGCCCTCTTTATCGCCCGAAGCGGCCGGACCCCCGGGATGCGGGCCTATGAGTTGCGGGTCGTTCTCTGCCACAGCGGCGAAAATCCCTCCTTCGCCGTCGCACTCCTGCGGCAGCTCCTGGCGGTCTGGGACTTTTTCCTCTTTACCTGGATCTTGCAGTTTTTCCGCAAAGACCACCGCACCCTCCACGAGATCCTCAGCGGTACCTGCCTGATCCACGATCCCGTCCCCCCGAGGTCTGCGCATTGA
- the def gene encoding peptide deformylase: protein MIRDIVVYPDKRLKEISQPVERFDEELHTLLDDMYETMIAKNGVGLAAIQVAVPVRALIINVPVDTDSEDPRVQQPKENTLEVINPVILDAEGKTRYQEGCLSVPGYFEEVERYKAVRIEYQDRYGEKHILEDDDFLAIAVQHEMDHLEGRLFIEKLSLLKRKKFEKEWKKRLRGKK from the coding sequence ATGATTCGTGACATCGTCGTCTATCCCGACAAACGGCTCAAAGAGATCTCCCAGCCCGTGGAGCGTTTCGACGAGGAGCTTCATACCCTGCTGGACGATATGTACGAAACGATGATCGCCAAAAACGGGGTGGGCCTCGCCGCTATCCAGGTGGCTGTGCCCGTGCGGGCTTTGATCATCAATGTCCCCGTGGACACCGATTCGGAGGACCCCAGGGTCCAGCAGCCCAAAGAGAATACCCTGGAGGTGATCAACCCGGTGATTTTGGATGCCGAAGGGAAGACCCGCTATCAGGAGGGGTGCCTCTCGGTCCCGGGCTATTTCGAAGAGGTGGAGCGCTACAAGGCGGTGCGCATCGAGTATCAGGACCGCTACGGAGAAAAACACATCCTCGAAGATGACGACTTCCTCGCTATCGCTGTGCAGCACGAGATGGATCATCTCGAAGGCAGGCTCTTTATCGAGAAACTCTCCCTCCTCAAACGCAAAAAGTTCGAAAAAGAGTGGAAAAAACGCCTACGTGGGAAAAAATAG
- a CDS encoding MFS transporter: MDLAVFPQRPPHPPRDPQRYLPDPRSRPPEVCALTLSDRKRAGWLLGLFYLAYFALLGVYVIFLPKMLVQSGYSASQVGMIFAASPLMRFLLPFLFRRLGSVERLHYLGALILAFLSALLFFATLHSFTAFFLANLLYGAAMGIVLPYVDTIALQIISKERYGRVRLWGSIGFMAIALWLGRVLETPLQSLVYLAVLALATLLTGWLLARYDRSEHKAGTSHPGNAASFSLRRYWAFWLSAFLLQVSFGGFYNFFTIYETAHGISLEMTSWLWSFGVLCEIAMLFWQGPLLKNRELLSLIEFAVATTVLRWMILWLWPDSLAAAFAAQSLHAFNFALYYTAAIAYVFELYTQKKLAQQFFLGMTFGLGGSIGAVLAGWIYEWDPDQLFLFEALVALAAWGAIRIHRRRKEHNAPAR, translated from the coding sequence CTGGATCTTGCAGTTTTTCCGCAAAGACCACCGCACCCTCCACGAGATCCTCAGCGGTACCTGCCTGATCCACGATCCCGTCCCCCCGAGGTCTGCGCATTGACCCTCTCCGATCGCAAACGGGCCGGCTGGCTCCTAGGGCTCTTCTATCTGGCCTATTTCGCCCTGCTGGGAGTCTATGTAATCTTCCTGCCCAAGATGCTGGTCCAAAGCGGCTACAGCGCTTCCCAGGTAGGGATGATCTTCGCCGCGTCACCCCTGATGCGCTTCCTCCTCCCCTTCCTCTTTCGGCGCCTCGGGAGCGTCGAGCGCCTCCACTATCTCGGAGCGCTGATCCTTGCCTTCCTCTCGGCACTCCTCTTTTTCGCCACCCTCCACAGTTTCACCGCCTTTTTCCTGGCCAACCTCCTCTACGGTGCCGCAATGGGGATCGTCCTACCCTATGTCGACACCATCGCCCTGCAGATCATCAGCAAAGAGCGCTACGGCCGAGTACGGCTCTGGGGTTCGATAGGCTTTATGGCCATCGCCCTCTGGCTGGGCCGGGTGCTGGAAACGCCGCTGCAGAGCCTCGTCTACCTGGCCGTTCTGGCCCTGGCGACTCTGCTCACCGGCTGGCTCCTGGCCCGCTACGACCGGAGCGAACATAAAGCGGGAACCTCTCATCCCGGAAATGCCGCCTCCTTCTCCCTGCGGCGCTACTGGGCCTTTTGGCTCAGCGCTTTTCTCCTGCAGGTGAGCTTCGGGGGCTTTTATAACTTTTTCACCATCTACGAGACTGCCCACGGGATCTCCCTGGAGATGACCAGCTGGCTCTGGAGCTTCGGGGTGCTCTGTGAGATCGCTATGCTCTTCTGGCAGGGGCCCCTGCTCAAAAACCGGGAGCTGCTGAGCCTCATCGAATTTGCCGTCGCCACCACCGTGCTGCGCTGGATGATCCTCTGGCTCTGGCCCGACTCCCTGGCCGCCGCCTTCGCTGCCCAGTCACTGCACGCGTTTAACTTCGCCCTCTACTACACCGCCGCCATCGCCTACGTCTTCGAGCTCTACACCCAGAAGAAGCTGGCCCAGCAGTTCTTTTTGGGGATGACCTTCGGGCTGGGGGGCTCAATAGGAGCGGTTTTGGCCGGATGGATCTACGAGTGGGACCCCGACCAGCTCTTCCTCTTCGAAGCCCTGGTAGCCCTGGCCGCCTGGGGAGCGATCCGGATCCACCGCCGACGAAAGGAACACAATGCCCCTGCCCGATGA
- a CDS encoding protein-L-isoaspartate(D-aspartate) O-methyltransferase: MVNALHLKKMVEDIDAKFPLEPWVREALLKVDREAFVPLGFRHLSYTLDALPMQEAQWISSPLTVAKMTQHLELEGVDSVLEIGCGSGYQAAVLAQIVRRVFTIERIEPLLREARERFRALGMSNIFTRYDDGQRGWKEYAPYERILFSATADRVPQVLFDQLAEGGILLAPVNEGGLQIITRYYKRNGRISSEAIEPCLFVPVLDGTQK, translated from the coding sequence ATGGTCAATGCGTTGCACTTGAAAAAAATGGTCGAGGATATCGACGCCAAATTCCCCCTGGAGCCCTGGGTGCGTGAGGCGCTCCTGAAGGTGGACCGGGAAGCCTTCGTCCCTCTGGGATTTCGGCATCTCTCCTATACCCTGGATGCCCTCCCGATGCAGGAGGCGCAGTGGATCTCCTCACCCCTGACGGTGGCCAAGATGACCCAGCACCTGGAGCTCGAAGGGGTCGACAGTGTGCTGGAGATCGGTTGCGGGAGCGGCTACCAGGCGGCGGTGCTTGCCCAGATCGTTCGGCGGGTCTTCACCATCGAACGGATCGAACCGTTGCTGCGGGAGGCGAGAGAGCGTTTCCGAGCCCTGGGAATGAGCAATATCTTTACCCGCTACGACGACGGGCAGCGGGGATGGAAAGAGTACGCTCCCTATGAGCGGATCCTCTTCTCCGCCACCGCCGACAGGGTGCCCCAGGTCCTCTTCGACCAGCTGGCCGAAGGGGGGATCCTCCTGGCCCCGGTCAACGAGGGGGGCCTGCAGATCATTACCCGTTACTACAAACGCAACGGCCGTATCAGCTCCGAAGCGATCGAACCCTGCCTCTTCGTCCCGGTCCTGGACGGGACACAAAAATAG
- the clpP gene encoding ATP-dependent Clp endopeptidase proteolytic subunit ClpP produces the protein MSYIPYVIEQTGRGERSYDIYSRLLKDRIIMLSGEVNDAVASSIVAQLLFLEAQDPDKDIYFYINSPGGVITSGFSIYDTMNYIKPDVSTICIGQAASMGAFLLACGAEGKRYALPSSRIMIHQPLGGAQGQATDIAIQAKEILRMKTYLNKILAEKTGKSVKKIEKDTERDYFMSAEEAQEYGLIDKVLTKSFVE, from the coding sequence ATGAGCTATATCCCCTATGTCATCGAACAGACCGGCCGCGGTGAACGCAGCTACGACATCTATTCCCGGCTCCTCAAAGACCGGATCATTATGCTCAGCGGCGAAGTCAACGACGCCGTGGCTTCGAGCATCGTAGCCCAGCTGCTCTTTCTCGAAGCCCAGGATCCCGACAAAGACATCTACTTTTACATCAACTCCCCTGGCGGAGTGATCACCAGCGGCTTTTCCATCTACGATACGATGAACTACATCAAGCCCGATGTCAGCACCATCTGCATCGGCCAGGCGGCGAGTATGGGGGCCTTTTTGCTGGCGTGCGGAGCCGAAGGCAAGCGCTACGCCCTGCCCAGCTCCCGCATTATGATCCATCAGCCCCTCGGCGGTGCCCAGGGCCAGGCGACCGATATCGCCATCCAGGCCAAAGAGATCCTGCGGATGAAGACCTATCTCAACAAGATCCTGGCCGAGAAGACCGGCAAGAGCGTCAAAAAGATCGAAAAAGATACCGAGCGGGACTACTTTATGAGCGCTGAAGAGGCTCAGGAGTATGGCCTCATCGATAAGGTTTTGACAAAAAGTTTTGTGGAGTAA
- a CDS encoding DUF3972 domain-containing protein — protein MEKLIKPADYAKQKGISRQAVYAQIKKGLLPSKSVEGKIYIVQEADSPAAGQKTREPAGDAAALLAAKDETISVLKETIRDLKETNQMITSTLRSEVELLKEAFSEMKTLYAARIEHISREEAPELLEEILEPEEAEEELPGWISLEEFLSTQGIDKKKKRKAFVKRVKRLYKNGDTAIDKEEKAFLLRADKAVEILREIEPT, from the coding sequence ATGGAAAAATTGATCAAGCCCGCCGATTACGCTAAACAAAAGGGAATTTCCCGGCAGGCTGTCTATGCCCAGATCAAAAAGGGATTGCTCCCCTCCAAAAGCGTGGAGGGAAAGATCTATATCGTCCAGGAGGCAGACTCCCCGGCCGCCGGGCAGAAGACCCGGGAACCGGCGGGAGATGCAGCGGCACTCCTCGCCGCCAAGGATGAGACCATCTCCGTCCTCAAAGAGACCATCCGGGACCTCAAAGAGACCAACCAGATGATCACCTCGACCCTGCGCAGCGAAGTGGAGCTGCTCAAAGAGGCTTTCAGTGAGATGAAAACCCTCTACGCCGCCCGGATCGAGCATATAAGCCGGGAGGAGGCTCCGGAATTGCTCGAAGAGATCTTGGAACCCGAAGAGGCGGAGGAGGAGTTGCCCGGCTGGATCAGCCTCGAGGAGTTCCTCTCTACCCAGGGGATCGACAAAAAGAAAAAGCGTAAAGCCTTTGTCAAAAGAGTCAAGAGGCTTTACAAAAACGGCGACACCGCCATTGACAAAGAGGAGAAGGCTTTTCTCCTCCGTGCCGACAAGGCTGTGGAGATCCTTAGGGAGATCGAGCCCACCTGA
- a CDS encoding YeiH family protein produces MPFSPEKRKGTLSGIIFVALVAASATWIAGLAPVKALGLSPLVVGIVIGIFYANTLHNRFPPAWESGITFSAKKILRFAIVFYGFRITFQQITDVGVEGFLVSLIMLTSTFILGSWLGMKRFGLDRDTSMLTASGASVCGAAAVLATEPVLKAEEYKAAIAVSMVVLFGTISMFLYPLFYTALFQHAQGFLHLSPSQYGIYVGGTVHEVAQVVAAAGINGPGTEMANNAVIVKMTRVLLIAPMLILLGLYLSRKSAKSGEKGAVVKLVIPWFAVYFLGMAAFNSLQLLPVAIVGWINSVDTFLLTMAMTALGMGTRFAKFKGLGLAPLYTALGMYVWLVIGGFVVVKAVTAIF; encoded by the coding sequence ATGCCCTTCTCTCCCGAAAAAAGGAAAGGAACTCTTAGCGGCATCATCTTCGTCGCCCTGGTAGCCGCCTCGGCCACCTGGATCGCCGGCCTCGCCCCTGTCAAAGCCCTGGGGCTCTCTCCCCTGGTAGTCGGGATCGTCATCGGGATCTTCTATGCCAACACCCTGCACAACCGTTTTCCCCCCGCCTGGGAGAGCGGCATCACCTTCTCTGCCAAGAAGATTCTGCGCTTCGCCATCGTCTTCTACGGCTTTCGCATCACCTTCCAGCAGATCACTGACGTGGGGGTGGAGGGCTTTCTGGTTTCGCTGATTATGCTCACGAGCACCTTCATCCTGGGAAGCTGGCTGGGGATGAAGCGCTTCGGACTGGACCGGGACACTTCGATGCTCACCGCCAGCGGCGCCTCGGTCTGCGGGGCGGCGGCGGTACTGGCCACCGAACCGGTCCTCAAAGCCGAGGAGTACAAAGCCGCCATCGCCGTTTCGATGGTGGTCCTCTTCGGGACCATCTCGATGTTTCTCTATCCGCTGTTCTATACCGCACTCTTTCAGCACGCCCAAGGCTTTTTACACCTGAGCCCCTCCCAATACGGCATCTATGTGGGGGGCACGGTCCACGAAGTGGCCCAGGTGGTTGCCGCCGCGGGGATCAACGGCCCCGGGACGGAGATGGCCAACAACGCCGTCATCGTCAAAATGACCCGGGTGCTGCTCATCGCCCCGATGCTGATCCTCCTGGGGCTCTACCTCTCCCGCAAATCGGCCAAAAGCGGTGAAAAAGGTGCCGTAGTCAAGCTGGTCATCCCCTGGTTCGCCGTCTACTTCCTGGGCATGGCCGCCTTCAACTCCCTGCAGCTCCTGCCCGTAGCGATCGTCGGCTGGATCAACAGTGTCGACACCTTTTTGCTGACGATGGCGATGACGGCGCTGGGAATGGGGACCCGCTTCGCCAAATTCAAGGGCCTGGGCCTGGCTCCGCTTTATACGGCCCTGGGGATGTATGTTTGGCTGGTGATCGGGGGATTCGTAGTAGTGAAGGCAGTTACGGCGATTTTTTGA
- a CDS encoding IS256 family transposase, variant Zn-binding type produces the protein MCGSKATKKNGKRAGIQRYFCQSCRQSFSSRRRPSRLRKRLFTAYFYEHQTLKALSRTYHKDREWIQRQIHSYEPPKTSPHPRPVTLVIDATFFGKRGEGFGVLVAKDILSGQLVAYRFIQTETLNEYAMLRQSLLDQGFIIQAVTVDGRRGLFGLFADLPVQMCHFHQQAILTRYLTRRPTYQASRDLKRIASYLGQTTPCRFRYMLEAWLQRHKDFYEEKTPDDSPRGWHYTHDRPRSAYRSLERNLPYLFTHKTHPHLGIANTTNTLDGGLFSPMKALLKIHRGIGDSMKKKLITDFLEKAMK, from the coding sequence ATCTGTGGTTCAAAAGCGACGAAAAAGAATGGTAAAAGAGCAGGAATTCAGCGCTATTTTTGCCAAAGTTGCCGGCAGAGCTTCTCTTCTCGTAGACGTCCCTCCCGCCTCAGAAAACGACTCTTTACTGCCTACTTCTATGAGCACCAAACCCTCAAAGCCTTATCCCGGACCTATCATAAGGATCGGGAGTGGATTCAACGTCAGATTCATAGCTATGAACCGCCAAAGACTTCACCACATCCCAGACCGGTCACTTTGGTTATCGATGCGACATTCTTCGGAAAACGGGGAGAGGGCTTTGGTGTTCTTGTAGCTAAAGATATCCTGAGTGGCCAACTGGTAGCGTATCGTTTCATTCAGACTGAGACGCTCAATGAATATGCGATGCTTCGGCAAAGCCTTCTGGATCAGGGCTTTATCATCCAGGCCGTCACCGTCGATGGCCGACGGGGATTGTTTGGGCTCTTTGCCGACCTTCCGGTTCAAATGTGCCATTTCCATCAACAAGCCATTCTCACTCGTTATCTGACGCGCAGACCTACCTATCAAGCCTCTAGGGATCTCAAGCGTATCGCTTCCTATCTTGGACAGACAACCCCCTGCCGTTTCCGCTATATGCTGGAAGCCTGGCTCCAACGGCACAAAGATTTCTATGAAGAGAAAACCCCTGACGATTCTCCACGTGGATGGCATTACACCCATGATCGACCCCGCTCGGCCTATCGAAGTCTTGAACGCAATCTTCCTTATCTCTTCACGCATAAAACCCATCCTCATCTTGGCATAGCCAATACAACCAATACTTTGGATGGTGGACTCTTCTCTCCTATGAAAGCTTTATTGAAAATCCATCGGGGTATTGGAGACTCTATGAAGAAGAAACTCATCACTGATTTCCTAGAAAAAGCAATGAAATAG
- a CDS encoding YifB family Mg chelatase-like AAA ATPase → MSENPVQTEELIEERVAINTIASATLEGVTARPITVEATFTKGLPGFSVVGLAGNDIQEARERVKAALITNGFVFPPLKITVNLAPSDYRKSGTHFDLPIALLIALNKESIDQEDLYVFGELGLDGRVKSSSQLFPLILSLRQQGVIRRAVVPREAMAYLSHIPGIEYWPVETLQEAIGLMKGTGMEGEKPESAYEGESLQIGGKSYYYLREYPEDFSEVKGQEVAKRAALVAAAGMHNFLMEGSPGCGKSMIAKRLRHILPPVSEEEILAIAKHQFLDGQIPDFQPRRPYRAPHHTATSASIFGGGSNTAKIGEVALAHHGQLFFDELPHFSKNVLEALREPLQDRRVHIARVHSKVSYEADFMFVAAMNPCPCGNLLAQSRVCRCSEAEIKRYRNRLSDPFLDRIDLFVTMQEVEAGDRGSVDSATMHRQVIEAFLRQKERGQERLNGKLNEAEVERYCVLDEEAQKVLEQAITRFALSQRSIVSLKKVARTLADLVGFEMIGRKELLEALSYRRRRK, encoded by the coding sequence ATGAGTGAGAACCCCGTTCAAACGGAAGAGCTGATCGAAGAGCGTGTCGCCATCAATACCATCGCCAGTGCGACCCTCGAGGGAGTGACGGCGCGTCCCATTACCGTGGAAGCCACCTTCACCAAGGGTTTACCAGGCTTCAGCGTGGTCGGCCTTGCCGGAAACGATATTCAGGAGGCCAGGGAACGGGTCAAGGCGGCGCTCATCACCAATGGCTTCGTCTTCCCCCCGCTCAAGATAACCGTAAATCTTGCTCCGAGCGACTACCGCAAGTCCGGTACTCATTTTGATCTACCTATCGCTCTGCTGATCGCCCTCAACAAAGAGTCGATCGACCAGGAGGATCTCTATGTCTTCGGGGAACTTGGCCTCGACGGCCGGGTCAAAAGCAGCTCGCAGCTTTTCCCATTGATCCTTTCCCTTCGTCAGCAGGGGGTGATCAGGCGGGCGGTTGTCCCCAGGGAGGCGATGGCGTATCTCTCCCATATCCCCGGGATCGAGTATTGGCCGGTGGAGACCCTCCAGGAGGCGATCGGCCTGATGAAAGGTACCGGGATGGAGGGGGAGAAGCCCGAGAGTGCCTATGAAGGGGAATCGCTCCAAATTGGGGGGAAGAGCTACTACTATCTGCGGGAGTACCCCGAGGATTTTTCCGAAGTCAAAGGGCAGGAGGTGGCCAAGCGGGCGGCGTTGGTCGCGGCGGCGGGGATGCACAACTTCCTGATGGAGGGGAGCCCCGGCTGCGGCAAGAGTATGATCGCCAAGCGTCTGCGTCATATCCTGCCTCCGGTGAGTGAAGAGGAGATCCTGGCCATCGCCAAGCATCAATTCCTCGACGGACAGATCCCCGACTTCCAACCCAGGCGTCCCTACCGGGCCCCCCATCATACGGCGACGTCGGCTTCCATCTTCGGGGGAGGAAGCAATACGGCAAAGATCGGGGAAGTGGCTCTCGCCCACCACGGGCAGCTCTTTTTCGATGAATTGCCCCACTTTTCCAAAAATGTATTGGAGGCATTGCGAGAGCCTTTGCAGGATCGCCGGGTCCATATCGCCCGGGTCCACAGCAAAGTCAGCTATGAAGCCGATTTTATGTTCGTGGCAGCGATGAATCCCTGCCCCTGCGGCAATCTCCTGGCCCAGAGTCGGGTTTGCCGATGCAGCGAAGCGGAGATCAAACGCTACCGCAACCGCCTCTCGGATCCCTTCCTCGATCGGATCGATTTGTTTGTGACGATGCAGGAGGTGGAAGCCGGCGATAGAGGGAGTGTCGATTCGGCGACGATGCACCGCCAGGTGATCGAAGCTTTTCTCCGGCAGAAGGAGCGGGGGCAGGAGCGGCTCAACGGCAAACTCAACGAGGCGGAGGTGGAGCGCTACTGTGTCCTGGATGAGGAGGCGCAGAAAGTCCTGGAGCAGGCCATCACACGCTTCGCCCTCTCCCAACGTTCCATCGTCAGCCTCAAAAAGGTGGCTCGGACCCTTGCCGACCTGGTGGGGTTTGAAATGATCGGCCGCAAAGAGCTTCTGGAGGCTTTGAGTTATCGGAGGAGGAGGAAGTAG
- the mobA gene encoding molybdenum cofactor guanylyltransferase MobA produces MPLPDDAVILAGGRSSRMGEDKALLPFGECSTLAEYQYRRLQALFPRVWLSSKEDKFPFQAPIIEDRGSVHSPLVALRSLLSRIPAEAAFILGVDLPFVDERVIETLKAQYNRHPKAEAVIPRSPRGVEPLCGIYTTALLPRIEAHLAAQNHKLQELLASEGVIEVPFESEEPFLNLNRPEDYKRALALMEDENE; encoded by the coding sequence ATGCCCCTGCCCGATGATGCCGTGATCCTCGCCGGCGGCCGCAGCAGCCGGATGGGGGAGGACAAAGCGCTGCTCCCCTTCGGAGAGTGTTCCACTTTGGCGGAGTATCAGTATCGCCGGCTTCAGGCTCTTTTCCCCAGGGTTTGGCTGAGCAGCAAAGAGGACAAATTCCCCTTCCAAGCCCCGATCATCGAAGACAGGGGGTCCGTCCACTCCCCCCTGGTGGCTCTGCGGAGCCTGCTGAGCCGGATCCCCGCCGAAGCGGCCTTCATCCTGGGCGTAGACCTGCCTTTTGTCGATGAACGGGTGATCGAAACCCTCAAAGCGCAATACAACCGCCATCCAAAAGCCGAAGCCGTCATCCCCCGCAGCCCGAGGGGCGTTGAACCCCTCTGCGGGATCTACACCACCGCCCTGCTGCCCCGCATCGAAGCCCATCTGGCCGCACAGAACCATAAACTTCAGGAGCTTTTGGCCTCGGAAGGGGTCATTGAAGTGCCTTTTGAAAGTGAAGAGCCCTTTTTGAATCTCAACCGGCCCGAAGACTACAAACGCGCTCTTGCGCTGATGGAAGATGAGAATGAGTAA
- a CDS encoding nitrilase-related carbon-nitrogen hydrolase, with protein sequence MKKTLDVTLLQLDNLRPYRRNLEKILAALEEETSDLILAPEVCLTDYDYEHLEEAVAFGEEAEALLLEAVGEKILAFTRLVKRDAGYVNEAIVLHSHRVVHRQAKHRLFPLGEEERYLIPGALEEIRPFEIGGVRYGLLICFELRFKELWRRLEGCDVILVPAQWGLPRKRHLEILARALGVMNQCYVLVANSAREDMARSSLVASPDGGLILEDMAERIRGDLDLRNVRLLRRYLKVY encoded by the coding sequence ATGAAAAAAACTCTTGACGTGACCCTCCTGCAATTGGACAATCTGCGCCCCTATCGGCGTAATCTGGAAAAGATCCTCGCTGCGCTCGAGGAGGAGACTTCGGATCTGATTCTCGCCCCGGAGGTCTGTCTGACCGATTATGACTACGAGCATTTGGAGGAAGCGGTCGCCTTTGGAGAAGAGGCGGAGGCGCTATTGCTCGAAGCGGTGGGAGAGAAGATCCTCGCCTTTACCCGGCTGGTGAAGCGGGATGCCGGTTATGTCAACGAAGCGATCGTTCTACATAGTCACCGGGTCGTCCATCGGCAGGCGAAGCATCGGCTCTTTCCCCTGGGAGAGGAGGAGCGCTACCTGATCCCCGGTGCCCTGGAAGAGATCCGCCCTTTCGAGATCGGAGGAGTGCGCTACGGCTTGTTGATCTGCTTCGAGCTGCGTTTCAAAGAGCTCTGGCGGCGACTGGAGGGGTGCGATGTGATTTTGGTGCCGGCTCAGTGGGGCTTGCCCCGCAAACGCCATCTGGAGATTTTGGCCCGGGCATTGGGGGTGATGAATCAGTGCTATGTCCTGGTGGCCAACAGCGCCCGGGAAGATATGGCCCGATCGAGTCTGGTCGCTTCTCCTGACGGGGGTTTGATATTGGAAGATATGGCCGAGCGGATCCGGGGGGATCTTGATCTGAGAAATGTGCGGCTGCTTCGCCGGTATCTGAAGGTCTATTGA